In Rhea pennata isolate bPtePen1 chromosome 8, bPtePen1.pri, whole genome shotgun sequence, one genomic interval encodes:
- the KIAA1614 gene encoding uncharacterized protein KIAA1614 homolog, producing MPGGRGGPGCRGAGAVGRCGAVGCRGAEAPAPLVAAGRPGRQHAGMERGSPAEPRRAPRPPKQRGRAQAPAESPEAGGPPAAAAARGPHAVLEGKVKALKEKRGAGRPGGPAPTPERPSPKKPRPRRAKPGPDAAAEPRAPLRTYLTDGLLDGGAGPAGAPAAARRSGGPWRIPADGSGLSLAQRVERNRRLLQEVLALAPGRPPASDVGWDSGVSLPDAEGCRAFVPGPELALSPRHEQAKQLLQRARMKARTNPLRASHDLLPAGAPARREPGGTPAPERKQRDGEAPGSGSLSDSSSGESGCGPRRARGPSPSRVRFEDESARDAEARYLERLQLRPRRALGSALGALGPPLRQPRGGERPSRGDAAGPGGAPSAAGTCRACGSYLGDGGGAAAAGGPGERKEAAAAPAEPRAGPLGPRGSPLWILPSRQRIRTEKIKETYIRDVTCGDEADSALESTDTSDGCRTDSEEGGARPAGRGPPRPRWPHGPAAGEPELEPRGADGTRDSSSRGPEGAAGGPEAPSPRAASPRVLGQAEGGPEPSAAAPERAPRSPRRLPDSPLGALSTNNCNNTGGRGPGGAAGGGARQAPGPAGAEPPAATAVPEPPSSREGGSPSAAGLRKLLGSLSQSTKRRLGRFRCYSMEQLAAPGPAAPGVQKSPSLQSLRLASPFCQRRKASSVQHLPAPADKAPRAGAYAVAEPGHGSGPTAAGSKGGPAPRRSLSAEDIGAPALLRTVGRVLEVFPDGTSQLELQRPPDGTFGFRVASGHGRPDTGVYVQEMADASTAKLYAGLLGVGDEILQVNGAAVSGLGLAHIRELLLRADTLSLRVLRQRPARR from the exons ATGCCGGGAGGCCGGGGAGGGCCGGGatgccgcggggccggggcggtggGACGCTGTGGGGCGGTGGGATGCCGCGGGGCCGAGGCTCCGGCGCCTCTTGTCGCCGCAGGGCGCCCCGGGAGGCAGCACGCCGGCATGGAGCGGGGCTCgcccgccgagccgcggcgggcgccccggccccccaagcagcgcggccgggcccaGGCGCCGGCGGAGAGCCCCGAGGCCGGGGGGCCCCCCGCCGCAGCGGCCGCCCGGGGCCCCCACGCCGTCCTCGAGGGCAAGGTGAAGGCGCTCAAGGAGAAGCGGGGTGCCGGGAGGCCGGGGGGCCCCGCGCCCACCCCCGAGCGCCCCTCGCCCAAGAAGCCGCGTCCCCGCCGGGCCAAGCCGGGGCCAGACGCCGCCGCTGAGCCCCGGGCGCCGCTCCGCACCTACCTGACGGACGGGCTGCTGGAcggcggcgcgggccccgccggcgccccggctgCCGCGCGCCGCAGCGGGGGGCCCTGGAGGATCCCGGCGGACGGCAGCGGTCTGTCGCTGGCCCAGCGCGTGGAGAGGAATCGGCGGCTGCTGCAGGAGGTGCTGGCGctggcgccgggccgg CCGCCGGCGAGCGACGTGGGCTGGGACTCGGGCGTCTCCCTGCCGGATGCCGA GGGCTGCAGGGCCTTCGTCCCCGGACCGGAGCTCGCGCTGAGCCCGCGGCACGAGCAGgccaagcagctgctgcagcgcGCCCGCATGAAGGCGCGGACGAACCCGCTGCGCGCCAGCCACGACCtgctccccgccggcgccccggcccgcag GGAGCCCGGCGGGACGCCCGCCCCGGAGCGGAAGCAGAGGGACGGAGAggcgccgggcagcgggagCCTGAGCGACTCGTCGAGCGGGGAGTCCGGctgcgggccgcggcgggcgcgcgggcccTCGCCGTCCCGCGTGCGCTTCGAGGACGAGTCGGCCCGCGACGCCGAGGCCCGCTACCTGGAGCGGCTGCAgctgcggccgcgccgggcgctggGCTCGGCCCTCGGCGCCCTGGGCCCGCCGctccgccagccccgcggcggcgagcggccgAGCCGGGGGGacgcggccggccccggcggagccCCGAGCGCCGCGGGCACGTGCCGAGCCTGCGGCTCCTACCTCGGGGACGGCGgtggcgcggcggcggcgggcggccctgGCGAGCGCAAggaggcggccgccgcgccggcggagcCGAGAGCCGGGCCGCTGGGCCCCCGGGGGTCCCCGCTGTGGATCCTGCCCTCCCGGCAGCGCATCCGCACCGAGAAGATCAAGGAGACCTACATCAGGGACGTGACCTGCGGCGACGAGGCCGACTCGGCGCTGGAGAGCACCGACACCTCCGACGGCTGCCGGACGGACAGCGAGGAGGggggcgcccgcccggcgggCCGTGGGCCCCCTCGGCCCCGCtggccccacggccccgcggccggggagcCGGAGCTGGAGCCTCGCGGCGCCGACGGGACGAGGGACTCGAGCTCGCGGGGGCCcgagggggcggccggcgggccgGAGGCGCCTTCCCCGCGCGCTGCGTCGCCGCGGGTGCTCGGCCAAGCCGAGGGCGGCCCCGAGccctccgccgcggcgccggagcgggctccccgcagcccccggcggcTCCCCGACAGCCCCCTGGGCGCCTTGTCCACCAACAACTGCAACAACacgggcggccgggggccgggcggcgcggcggggggcggcgcgcggcagGCGCCCGGCCCTGCGGGTGCtgagccccccgccgccaccgcggTGCCCGAGCCCCCCAGCAGCCGCGAGGGCGGCAGCCCCTCGGCGGCGGGGCTGAGGAAGCTGCTGGGCAGCCTGAGCCAGAGCACCAAGCGGCGCCTGGGCCGCTTCCGCTGCTACAGCATGGAGCAGctcgcggcgcccggccccgcggcgcccggcgtgCAGAAATCCCCCTCGCTGCAGTCCCTGCGCCTG GCGTCACCCTTCTGCCAGCGCCGGAAAGCGTCCTCCGTGCAGCACCTGCCCGCCCCCGCGGACAaggcgccccgcgccggcgcctaCGCGGTGGCCGAGCCGGGGCACGG CTCGGGCCCCACTGCCGCCGGCAGCAagggcggcccggcgccgcggcgctcgcTTAGCGCGGAGGACATCGGCGCCCCGGCCCTGCTCCGCACCGTGGGGCGCGTGCTGGAGGTCTTCCCCGACGGCACCAgccagctggagctgcagcgGCCTCCCGACGGCACCTTCGGCTTCCGCGTCGCCTCCGGGCACGGCCGGCCCGACACAG GCGTCTACGTGCAGGAGATGGCGGACGCCAGCACGGCCAAGCTCTACGCGGGGCTCCTCGGCGTGGGCGACGAGATCCTGCAGGTCAACGGGGCCGCCGTGTCCGGCCTGGGGCTGGCCCACATCCGCGAGCTGCTGCTCCGGGCGGACACCCTGTCCCTGCGCGTGCTGCGGCAGCGGCCGGCCCGCCGGTAG